The following are from one region of the Actinoplanes sp. L3-i22 genome:
- the valS gene encoding valine--tRNA ligase, producing MTDTGAGRPGLPERPSPDGLEEKWAPKWQEEGTYTFDREKGRSDVFAVDTPPPTVSGELHIGHVFSFTHTDTVARFQRMRGKAVFYPMGWDDNGLPTERRVQNVFGVRCDPSLPFEPGWQPPATPPDPPVAISRRNFVELCGRLTAADEKAYEDVWRRLGLSVDWALTYTTIGDRARAVSQRAFLANVARGEAYAAEAPTLWDVGYRTAVAQAELEDRERPGAFHTLRFRGPAGPVEVDTTRPELLPACVALVHHPGDERFAGLTSARSPLFGVEVPVFAHPLAAPEKGTGIAMVCTFGDLTDVTWWRDLSLDTRVVLGRDGRFLPEAPAGVPAETYRPLAGLTVKAARREVVRLLRESGELLGEPRPVTHPVKFFERGETPLEIVTSRQWFIRNGGRDAELRERLLARGRELRWVPEHMRHRYEHWVAGLTGDWLISRQRFFGVPFPIWYRLDDAGEPDFDQPLIPDDSALPVDPTSDCPPGFDEAARDRPGGFTADPDVMDTWATSSLTPEIAGLFPMDLRPQGQEIIRTWLFSTILRAELTHGVLPWHTAVLSGWILDPDHKKMSSSKGNVVTPAEPLKRFGADAMRYWAASGRPGVDMAYDEAQLKVGRRLATKLLNASRFALGLGAADALRQPVAEPLDRAMLGRLADVTTAVTDAFDRYQHTDALQAAEAFFWTFCDDYIELVKDRAYASGPPADSARAALAAGLSVQLRLFAPFLPYVTEEVWSWWRYGSVHRATWPTKYELTRVAPDSEPALLDLAGDALRQVRKAKSDRKLSMRAEVPLAEALGPGPLLDQLKLIEGDVQAAGRITRLDLLPGRTPELIIACAF from the coding sequence ATGACTGATACGGGAGCCGGGCGCCCCGGTCTTCCCGAGCGGCCGTCGCCGGACGGGCTCGAGGAGAAGTGGGCGCCGAAGTGGCAGGAGGAGGGCACGTACACGTTCGACCGGGAGAAGGGGCGGTCGGACGTATTCGCTGTCGACACCCCGCCACCAACCGTGTCGGGTGAGTTGCACATCGGGCACGTCTTCTCGTTCACCCACACCGACACGGTCGCGCGCTTCCAGCGTATGCGCGGCAAGGCGGTCTTCTACCCGATGGGCTGGGACGACAACGGCCTGCCCACCGAGCGCCGGGTCCAGAACGTGTTCGGCGTCCGCTGCGACCCGTCGTTGCCGTTCGAGCCGGGCTGGCAGCCGCCGGCCACTCCGCCGGATCCACCGGTCGCGATCTCCCGGCGCAACTTCGTCGAGCTGTGCGGCCGGCTGACCGCCGCGGACGAGAAGGCGTATGAGGACGTCTGGCGGCGGCTCGGCCTGTCCGTCGACTGGGCACTGACGTATACGACGATCGGCGACCGGGCGCGGGCGGTCTCGCAGCGGGCGTTCCTGGCGAACGTGGCTCGCGGGGAGGCCTACGCGGCGGAGGCCCCGACGCTGTGGGACGTCGGCTACCGGACCGCGGTCGCCCAGGCCGAGCTGGAGGACCGGGAGCGGCCCGGCGCGTTCCACACGCTGCGGTTCCGCGGGCCGGCCGGGCCGGTCGAGGTCGACACCACCCGGCCGGAGCTGCTGCCGGCCTGCGTCGCGCTGGTCCATCACCCGGGTGACGAGCGGTTCGCCGGGCTGACGTCGGCCCGGTCGCCGCTGTTCGGGGTCGAGGTCCCGGTGTTCGCGCACCCGCTCGCCGCGCCGGAGAAGGGCACCGGCATCGCGATGGTCTGCACGTTCGGCGACCTGACCGACGTCACCTGGTGGCGGGACCTGAGCCTGGACACCCGGGTGGTCCTGGGCCGCGACGGCCGCTTCCTGCCGGAGGCGCCGGCCGGCGTCCCCGCCGAGACCTATCGCCCGCTGGCCGGGCTGACCGTCAAGGCCGCCCGGCGGGAGGTCGTCCGGCTGCTGCGCGAGTCGGGTGAGCTGCTCGGGGAGCCGCGGCCGGTCACGCATCCGGTCAAGTTCTTCGAGCGGGGCGAGACACCGCTGGAGATCGTCACCAGCCGGCAGTGGTTCATCCGCAACGGCGGGCGGGACGCGGAGCTGCGCGAGCGGCTGCTGGCCCGCGGCCGGGAGCTGCGCTGGGTCCCGGAGCACATGCGGCACCGGTATGAGCACTGGGTCGCCGGCCTCACCGGGGACTGGTTGATCAGCCGGCAGCGGTTCTTCGGCGTGCCGTTCCCGATCTGGTACCGGCTCGACGACGCTGGCGAGCCGGACTTCGACCAGCCTCTCATACCGGACGATTCGGCACTGCCGGTCGATCCGACTTCCGACTGCCCGCCCGGCTTCGACGAGGCCGCGCGGGACCGGCCGGGCGGCTTTACCGCCGATCCGGACGTCATGGACACCTGGGCCACGTCCTCGCTGACCCCGGAGATCGCCGGGCTCTTCCCGATGGACCTGCGGCCACAGGGTCAGGAGATCATCCGTACCTGGCTGTTCTCCACGATCCTGCGCGCCGAGCTGACCCACGGGGTGCTGCCCTGGCACACCGCGGTCCTCTCCGGCTGGATCCTCGACCCGGACCACAAGAAGATGTCGAGCTCCAAGGGCAACGTGGTCACCCCGGCCGAGCCGCTCAAACGGTTCGGGGCGGACGCGATGCGCTACTGGGCGGCGAGCGGGCGGCCCGGCGTCGACATGGCCTACGACGAGGCGCAGCTGAAGGTCGGGCGGCGGCTGGCGACCAAGCTGCTCAACGCGTCGAGGTTCGCGCTCGGGCTCGGCGCCGCCGACGCGCTGCGGCAGCCGGTCGCCGAGCCGCTCGACCGGGCGATGCTCGGCCGGCTGGCCGACGTGACCACCGCGGTCACCGACGCGTTCGACCGGTATCAGCACACCGACGCGCTGCAGGCCGCCGAGGCGTTCTTCTGGACGTTCTGCGACGACTACATCGAGCTGGTCAAGGACCGGGCGTACGCGTCGGGCCCGCCCGCCGACTCGGCCCGGGCCGCGCTGGCCGCCGGGTTGTCGGTGCAGTTGCGGTTGTTCGCGCCGTTCCTGCCGTACGTGACGGAGGAGGTCTGGTCGTGGTGGCGGTACGGGTCGGTGCACCGCGCCACCTGGCCGACGAAGTACGAGCTGACCCGGGTCGCGCCGGACAGCGAGCCGGCCCTGCTCGACCTGGCCGGGGACGCCCTGCGCCAGGTCCGCAAGGCGAAGTCGGACCGCAAACTGTCGATGCGGGCCGAGGTGCCGCTGGCGGAGGCGCTCGGGCCCGGGCCGCTTCTCGACC